One window of Deltaproteobacteria bacterium genomic DNA carries:
- a CDS encoding ABC transporter permease, with protein MINLARRDIANHLGRYIFTGMGLGLLIGVTLTMAGVYRGMVDDAQVLLRAVGTDIWVVQKDTLGPFAEPSSIPDDAYRGIEGLPGVAQTGSVAFLTMQVGHANGGIRVMVAGYAPGQMGGPAFLVAGRPIGRSHYEAVADVKTRFEVGDRIKIRRNEYEVVGLTRRMVSSNGDPMVFIPLKDAQEAQFLKDNDAIANDRMRLAANPAVNRPGQPGVLGAVDAIQTSSRRVNAVLVRVAEGHDGREVAERIRRWKHLTAYTNAQMEEILVAKLIATAARQIALFLVILAIVSAAIVAFIIYTMTLGKMREIAVLKLIGTRDRTVAAMILQEALGLGTIGFFVGKFAATLWAPVFPKYVLLETNDALRALVLTLAICALASILAIRAALRVDPAEAIGG; from the coding sequence ATGATCAACCTGGCGCGCCGCGACATCGCCAATCACCTGGGACGCTACATCTTCACCGGGATGGGCCTCGGTCTGCTCATCGGCGTGACTCTGACGATGGCGGGGGTCTACCGGGGAATGGTCGATGACGCGCAGGTGCTGCTGCGCGCGGTCGGGACGGATATCTGGGTCGTGCAAAAAGACACGCTCGGACCTTTCGCGGAGCCGTCCAGCATCCCGGACGACGCCTACCGCGGCATCGAGGGGCTTCCGGGTGTCGCGCAGACCGGCAGCGTCGCCTTTCTCACGATGCAGGTCGGCCATGCGAACGGAGGCATTCGGGTCATGGTCGCGGGATATGCTCCGGGACAGATGGGGGGGCCCGCGTTTCTCGTTGCCGGGCGTCCCATCGGCCGGTCGCACTACGAAGCGGTCGCCGACGTGAAGACGCGATTCGAGGTGGGGGACCGCATCAAAATCCGGCGCAACGAGTACGAGGTCGTCGGACTGACGCGCCGGATGGTGTCGTCCAACGGCGATCCGATGGTCTTCATCCCTCTCAAGGATGCCCAGGAAGCGCAGTTTCTCAAGGACAACGATGCGATCGCCAACGACCGTATGCGGCTCGCGGCCAATCCCGCCGTGAATCGCCCCGGCCAGCCCGGCGTCCTGGGCGCGGTCGATGCGATCCAGACGTCCAGTCGCAGGGTCAACGCCGTGCTGGTGCGTGTCGCGGAAGGCCATGACGGGCGCGAGGTCGCCGAACGGATCAGGCGATGGAAGCATTTGACCGCTTACACGAACGCGCAAATGGAGGAGATCCTGGTGGCGAAACTGATCGCCACCGCCGCCCGGCAGATCGCGCTGTTTCTCGTCATCCTTGCCATCGTGAGCGCGGCGATCGTCGCATTCATCATCTATACGATGACGCTCGGGAAAATGAGGGAGATCGCCGTCCTGAAGCTCATCGGCACCCGGGACCGCACCGTGGCGGCGATGATCCTGCAAGAAGCCCTGGGCCTGGGTACGATCGGCTTTTTCGTCGGCAAATTCGCCGCGACCCTGTGGGCGCCGGTCTTCCCGAAATACGTCCTGCTCGAGACGAACGACGCGCTGCGAGCCCTCGTGCTCACGCTGGCGATCTGCGCGCTGGCGTCGATTCTGGCGATCCGCGCCGCGCTGCGCGTCGATCCGGCGGAAGCGATTGGAGGATGA